From Thermodesulfobacteriota bacterium, a single genomic window includes:
- a CDS encoding right-handed parallel beta-helix repeat-containing protein encodes MKTTRLIILTIILALLAVPAVLMAAAGPGATSYYVDIANGDDANNGLAAYSPLNVPPDGPWKTLHYAASTLEDTDNNIIYVAAGVYSALNGEPDDTLQFFMSNSSILGAPGGGTIIDASGDLAFWDTAVYMYACNNVLFSDFEVRNASLDGIYVEFGSGVVITRCNVHDNLSYGIVLYECDSATTVNRNRIYNNPDGIEVSSFGSIFSSSPWIVNNLIFGQSENMGRGIVVQAMGSTTNVSPTIFHNTIDRGMSYGIELNNPDLGTMSPSIQYNIITNCGTGIYGYNLSGTLDPYIDYNDLFGNGVDYNGVVSGANDLALDPLYVDPASGTNYHLTAGSPCIDAAVGSENPEDLDGTTRPQGMGIDIGCYEYYLSTPVPPVYIPGITVVPTEGLVTGEDGSGATFTVVLNSPPAADVTIPLSSSDTSEGTVSPASLTFTPTNWYTPRIVTVKGVDDSLNDGDIPYTVVLGPAVSNASDYNGLDGADVGVVNNDNDGPGFRVTPTSGLMTSRFGGSDTFTVVLTCQPAAPVNVSLSSSDTGVGIVSPQELIFTPVNWNVPQSVTVTGQDNGTAGNVPYTVITAPGVSDDPDYNGLDPDDVGVTNIDNLPASQPQYVYPLPSQRFAPGNPVALRGSAFYDPDGDSHVESYWRIGLAGRNTFGCQDYPEFFDHLSSSDLTEYSLPVDLLATGVAYQWVVAYRDAGSGVFSWSDRDEQENNVFIIGQEETVELPPIPPGNRARDFQMRSFHHYISGDASAAGVIGDDLVGGYNTRYYRIGTYDTENNGAYQEYPSFSVYPGQAAWFLARNGLTVDLTGVPVTVTEDVDVPLKFYDDTDNGWNMIGPPNDRNYRWEDVEVVVYGGGGNCDIVSGPTRIGDLGDSNPYIDLRLWEWVDGAYVEAGMMMSGYGYWVKARQKGVVLRFPASSQATLKNPGVLLAVAMDKIREEARALVSPAEALADADKDSPPRPMDVIEDEGKEGSSSGGTCFINTLE; translated from the coding sequence ATGAAAACAACCCGACTGATTATATTAACCATAATTCTGGCCCTGCTGGCCGTGCCGGCCGTTCTGATGGCGGCGGCGGGACCGGGGGCCACTTCATACTATGTGGACATCGCCAACGGTGACGACGCCAATAATGGGTTGGCCGCCTATTCCCCGCTGAATGTTCCGCCTGACGGTCCCTGGAAGACCCTCCATTACGCGGCCAGCACGCTGGAGGACACGGACAACAATATCATTTACGTGGCGGCGGGTGTTTACAGTGCACTCAATGGCGAACCCGATGATACCCTGCAATTTTTCATGTCCAACTCCTCCATTCTGGGCGCTCCCGGCGGCGGCACCATCATTGATGCCAGCGGAGATCTCGCCTTCTGGGATACCGCCGTTTATATGTACGCCTGCAACAACGTTCTGTTCAGTGATTTTGAGGTGCGCAATGCCTCCCTTGACGGCATCTATGTCGAATTCGGGTCAGGCGTCGTTATCACCCGGTGCAATGTCCATGACAACTTGAGTTACGGTATTGTTTTGTATGAATGCGACAGCGCCACCACGGTGAACCGGAACCGGATTTACAACAACCCGGACGGGATTGAGGTTTCGTCCTTCGGTTCTATTTTTTCTTCTTCTCCCTGGATCGTCAACAACCTGATTTTCGGGCAATCGGAAAACATGGGCCGGGGGATTGTCGTCCAAGCCATGGGCTCCACGACCAACGTCTCTCCCACGATCTTCCATAACACGATCGACCGGGGGATGAGTTACGGAATAGAGTTAAACAATCCGGATCTCGGGACTATGTCGCCGAGCATCCAGTACAACATCATCACCAACTGCGGCACGGGTATTTACGGTTATAACTTGTCCGGCACACTTGACCCCTACATTGATTATAATGATCTGTTCGGAAACGGCGTTGACTACAACGGCGTTGTTTCCGGGGCGAACGATCTGGCCCTGGATCCCCTGTATGTTGATCCCGCGTCGGGCACCAACTATCATTTAACGGCTGGTTCTCCCTGTATTGACGCGGCCGTCGGTTCGGAGAATCCCGAAGACCTGGACGGAACAACGCGGCCCCAGGGGATGGGGATCGATATCGGCTGTTACGAATATTACCTTTCCACTCCGGTGCCCCCCGTCTATATCCCCGGCATCACGGTGGTTCCTACCGAGGGCCTGGTTACCGGTGAAGACGGCTCCGGGGCCACCTTTACGGTGGTACTTAACAGCCCGCCGGCGGCCGACGTGACCATCCCCCTGTCCAGTTCGGATACCAGCGAAGGTACGGTTTCACCCGCTTCGCTGACGTTTACGCCGACCAACTGGTATACCCCCCGGATTGTCACCGTGAAAGGCGTTGACGACAGCTTAAACGACGGGGATATCCCCTACACGGTCGTTCTCGGCCCGGCGGTCAGTAACGCCAGCGATTATAACGGGCTGGACGGAGCCGATGTCGGCGTCGTCAACAATGACAATGACGGCCCGGGCTTCCGGGTTACCCCGACCTCAGGCCTGATGACCTCCCGGTTCGGCGGCAGCGACACCTTCACGGTGGTGCTGACCTGTCAGCCCGCGGCGCCGGTGAATGTTTCCCTGTCCAGTTCCGACACCGGCGTCGGCATCGTGTCTCCCCAGGAGTTGATCTTTACTCCCGTCAACTGGAATGTTCCCCAGTCCGTTACCGTCACCGGTCAGGACAACGGGACCGCCGGGAATGTGCCCTATACGGTGATCACTGCTCCGGGTGTCAGCGACGACCCGGACTATAACGGACTCGATCCCGATGACGTGGGCGTAACCAACATCGACAACCTGCCGGCGAGCCAGCCCCAGTATGTCTATCCGTTGCCTTCTCAACGGTTCGCTCCGGGCAATCCGGTTGCCCTGCGGGGCAGTGCTTTTTATGATCCTGACGGGGACAGCCACGTGGAAAGCTACTGGCGCATCGGGCTGGCGGGCCGGAACACCTTCGGCTGCCAGGATTACCCGGAATTTTTTGATCACCTTTCGTCCAGTGATCTGACGGAATATTCTCTGCCCGTCGATCTCCTGGCTACCGGCGTGGCGTATCAATGGGTCGTCGCTTACCGGGATGCGGGCAGCGGTGTTTTCTCCTGGTCCGACAGGGATGAGCAGGAAAACAACGTGTTTATTATCGGCCAGGAGGAGACGGTGGAGCTGCCGCCCATTCCGCCGGGGAACCGGGCCCGGGATTTTCAGATGCGGTCTTTCCATCATTATATCAGCGGGGATGCAAGCGCCGCGGGCGTGATCGGCGACGACCTGGTCGGCGGGTACAATACCCGTTATTATCGTATCGGCACCTATGACACCGAGAACAACGGCGCCTATCAGGAATATCCCTCATTCAGCGTTTATCCCGGCCAGGCCGCCTGGTTTCTGGCCAGAAACGGCCTGACCGTCGATCTTACGGGCGTGCCGGTGACCGTAACCGAGGACGTGGATGTGCCGCTGAAATTTTATGACGATACCGATAACGGCTGGAACATGATCGGCCCTCCCAACGACCGGAATTACCGCTGGGAGGACGTGGAGGTGGTGGTCTACGGCGGCGGCGGCAACTGCGATATCGTCTCCGGCCCCACCCGGATCGGCGATCTGGGCGACTCCAACCCTTATATTGATCTGCGACTGTGGGAATGGGTCGACGGCGCCTATGTCGAGGCCGGCATGATGATGTCGGGCTACGGCTACTGGGTGAAGGCCAGGCAGAAAGGGGTGGTCCTGCGGTTCCCCGCCAGCTCTCAGGCCACGCTGAAAAATCCGGGCGTGCTTCTGGCCGTGGCCATGGACAAAATCAGGGAGGAGGCCCGGGCGCTGGTTTCGCCGGCGGAAGCGCTGGCCGATGCCGATAAGGATTCCCCGCCCCGGCCCATGGACGTGATCGAGGATGAAGGAAAAGAGGGCTCGTCTTCCGGAGGCACCTGCTTTATCAACACCCTGGAATAA
- the asnB gene encoding asparagine synthase (glutamine-hydrolyzing), which produces MCGISGIISASLDGKEILARLERMGGLQRHRGPDDQREQVFAAAGRRAGLGLVRLSIIDLATGMQPIVCPEDGTAIVCNGQVYNYIELRQELPGQAFVTSGDIEAALHLYRRNGVDFLNSLNGMYAGAIYDPVRRQVVLFRDRFGVKPLYYTEYEGNLVFASEIKPLLAGSLRPARLNRSRLATYFTYRYVPGEQTLFEGVRRLPPASFLVYDLCSGQYEVRRYWNYRPDRPEPAMTEAAAEEIFYEIFSDAVRIRLRSDVPVGALVSGGIDSSAVAAYTADLTGPVRLFTISFAEPDYDELDDVRAFLAAGRKRFSGCEHMVRSCDRQMLDRLPDIVEAIEEPLCLGTILPTDQVCELAGNHLKVVVSGEGADEIFAGYRKFLIEAAAHAYPALGPDDRQRLDEEYPELKPYLAVRENDPARRYIQSELLFDGAALRRLLGSDGGNAAFPSDALPDIDPDGNPVNAAIAFECRSRLPDYVALRLDKLSMRHSLETRTPFLDYRLAEFAARLPLHLKVDIAAGMEKVVCRRAFDRFGVLDRATAFRRKKPFTIPMARWLAEPERLPESIQQVVRGDMVVRQGIINPDVFAGLVRGISADNVGPHTLVSGADRVFSIIVFTLWYDRFMRSS; this is translated from the coding sequence ATGTGCGGAATCAGCGGCATCATTTCAGCTTCCCTGGACGGGAAAGAAATACTGGCCCGCCTGGAGCGGATGGGCGGGCTCCAGCGCCACCGCGGGCCAGATGATCAGCGGGAACAGGTTTTCGCGGCCGCCGGCCGCCGGGCGGGCCTGGGGCTGGTCCGGTTGTCCATCATCGATCTGGCCACCGGCATGCAGCCCATTGTCTGTCCGGAAGACGGCACCGCCATTGTCTGCAACGGACAGGTCTATAATTATATCGAGTTAAGACAGGAACTGCCGGGCCAGGCGTTTGTCACCAGCGGGGACATCGAGGCGGCCCTTCATCTGTATCGCCGGAACGGCGTCGACTTCCTCAACTCGCTCAACGGGATGTACGCCGGCGCCATTTACGACCCGGTCCGGCGGCAGGTGGTGCTGTTCCGGGACCGCTTCGGCGTCAAGCCCCTCTATTACACGGAATATGAAGGCAACTTGGTTTTTGCCTCGGAGATCAAACCCCTGCTGGCCGGCAGCCTTCGGCCGGCCCGGCTCAACCGGTCGCGTCTTGCCACCTATTTTACCTATCGCTATGTGCCGGGTGAACAGACCCTGTTTGAAGGCGTGCGGCGGCTGCCGCCGGCCAGCTTCCTGGTCTACGACCTGTGCAGCGGTCAGTACGAGGTTCGCCGCTACTGGAACTACCGGCCGGACCGGCCGGAACCGGCCATGACGGAAGCGGCGGCGGAGGAAATCTTTTACGAGATTTTTTCCGACGCGGTTCGGATCCGGCTGCGCTCGGACGTACCGGTGGGCGCCCTGGTCAGTGGCGGCATCGATTCTTCGGCCGTGGCCGCTTACACGGCGGACCTGACCGGCCCGGTGCGGTTGTTTACCATCTCCTTCGCCGAACCGGACTATGATGAACTGGATGATGTGCGGGCGTTTCTGGCCGCCGGCCGGAAGCGGTTTTCCGGGTGCGAACATATGGTCCGCTCCTGCGATCGGCAGATGCTGGATCGTCTGCCCGACATTGTCGAGGCAATCGAAGAGCCCCTTTGTCTGGGGACCATTCTGCCCACTGACCAGGTCTGCGAACTGGCCGGAAATCATCTGAAGGTGGTGGTCAGCGGTGAAGGGGCCGACGAAATCTTCGCCGGATACCGCAAATTTCTGATCGAGGCGGCGGCCCATGCCTATCCCGCCCTTGGCCCGGACGATCGGCAACGGCTGGACGAGGAATACCCGGAGCTGAAGCCCTATCTGGCCGTCCGGGAGAACGATCCGGCCAGGCGCTATATTCAGAGCGAGCTCCTGTTTGACGGTGCGGCCCTGCGCCGGCTCCTGGGAAGTGATGGCGGCAATGCCGCTTTCCCGTCGGACGCGTTGCCCGATATCGATCCGGACGGAAATCCGGTGAACGCAGCCATTGCCTTTGAATGCCGGTCCCGACTGCCGGATTATGTGGCCCTGCGGCTCGACAAACTTTCCATGCGCCACTCCCTGGAAACGCGCACGCCTTTTCTGGATTACCGGCTGGCTGAATTCGCCGCCCGGCTGCCCCTGCATCTGAAAGTGGATATCGCCGCCGGCATGGAGAAAGTCGTCTGCCGCCGGGCCTTTGACCGTTTCGGCGTCCTGGACCGGGCTACCGCTTTTCGCCGGAAAAAACCCTTTACTATTCCCATGGCTCGCTGGCTGGCGGAGCCGGAACGGCTGCCCGAGTCCATTCAGCAGGTGGTGCGCGGCGACATGGTGGTCCGTCAGGGCATTATAAACCCGGATGTCTTTGCCGGGCTTGTCCGTGGCATATCGGCCGACAACGTCGGGCCCCATACCCTGGTTTCCGGGGCGGACAGGGTTTTTTCGATAATCGTATTTACGCTGTGGTATGATCGCTTTATGCGTTCATCATAA